In Castanea sativa cultivar Marrone di Chiusa Pesio chromosome 6, ASM4071231v1, a single window of DNA contains:
- the LOC142638861 gene encoding uncharacterized protein LOC142638861 isoform X3, which translates to MEAGMRIEIEESMEFENQLHKRLKHDPSLLATMESVTEAAMESVTEAAMEPVTESAMESVIEPVMDSAMEAVKDSAMESVTKPPETIWKSIRDRVLRSSDLPITSEKGYDMECIFYPYWTNSDRLLIKISQTGLDLNEMRLIGSLLNWCHHHHQRRKPTLFL; encoded by the exons ATGGAG GCAGGGATGAGGATAGAGATTGAAGAATCCATGGAATTCGAGAACCAACTTCACAAGCGATTAAAGCACGACCCATCTTTACTGGCAACAATGGAGTCCGTCACAGAGGCTGCAATGGAATCCGTCACAGAGGCTGCAATGGAGCCTGTCACAGAGTCTGCAATGGAGTCCGTCATAGAGCCTGTTATGGATTCAGCAATGGAAGCCGTCAAAGACTCTGCAATGGAGTCCGTCACAAAACCACCAGAGACCATTTGGAAGTCCAT ACGTGACCGGGTATTACGATCATCAGATTTACCAATTACTTCAGAGAAAG GGTATGACATGGAATGTATCTTTTATCCTTACTGGACCAACAGTGACCGTCTGCTAATAAAAATTAGTCAGACTGGACTTGATCTAAATGAAATGAGGTTGATAGGGAGTTTGCTAAACTggtgccaccaccaccaccagagGAGAAAACCAACCTTGTTCTTATGA
- the LOC142638861 gene encoding uncharacterized protein LOC142638861 isoform X1, with amino-acid sequence MVLPLDIIKFSHSRNFFIDALVFFLVLHVCDNLMKKAGMRIEIEESMEFENQLHKRLKHDPSLLATMESVTEAAMESVTEAAMEPVTESAMESVIEPVMDSAMEAVKDSAMESVTKPPETIWKSIRDRVLRSSDLPITSEKGYDMECIFYPYWTNSDRLLIKISQTGLDLNEMRLIGSLLNWCHHHHQRRKPTLFL; translated from the exons ATGGTTTTGCCGTTAGATATTATCAAATTCTCACATTCtcgtaatttttttattgacgcattagttttttttttggttttgcatgTCTGTGATAATTTAATGAAGAAGGCAGGGATGAGGATAGAGATTGAAGAATCCATGGAATTCGAGAACCAACTTCACAAGCGATTAAAGCACGACCCATCTTTACTGGCAACAATGGAGTCCGTCACAGAGGCTGCAATGGAATCCGTCACAGAGGCTGCAATGGAGCCTGTCACAGAGTCTGCAATGGAGTCCGTCATAGAGCCTGTTATGGATTCAGCAATGGAAGCCGTCAAAGACTCTGCAATGGAGTCCGTCACAAAACCACCAGAGACCATTTGGAAGTCCAT ACGTGACCGGGTATTACGATCATCAGATTTACCAATTACTTCAGAGAAAG GGTATGACATGGAATGTATCTTTTATCCTTACTGGACCAACAGTGACCGTCTGCTAATAAAAATTAGTCAGACTGGACTTGATCTAAATGAAATGAGGTTGATAGGGAGTTTGCTAAACTggtgccaccaccaccaccagagGAGAAAACCAACCTTGTTCTTATGA
- the LOC142638861 gene encoding uncharacterized protein LOC142638861 isoform X2 yields MEKAGMRIEIEESMEFENQLHKRLKHDPSLLATMESVTEAAMESVTEAAMEPVTESAMESVIEPVMDSAMEAVKDSAMESVTKPPETIWKSIRDRVLRSSDLPITSEKGYDMECIFYPYWTNSDRLLIKISQTGLDLNEMRLIGSLLNWCHHHHQRRKPTLFL; encoded by the exons ATGGAG AAGGCAGGGATGAGGATAGAGATTGAAGAATCCATGGAATTCGAGAACCAACTTCACAAGCGATTAAAGCACGACCCATCTTTACTGGCAACAATGGAGTCCGTCACAGAGGCTGCAATGGAATCCGTCACAGAGGCTGCAATGGAGCCTGTCACAGAGTCTGCAATGGAGTCCGTCATAGAGCCTGTTATGGATTCAGCAATGGAAGCCGTCAAAGACTCTGCAATGGAGTCCGTCACAAAACCACCAGAGACCATTTGGAAGTCCAT ACGTGACCGGGTATTACGATCATCAGATTTACCAATTACTTCAGAGAAAG GGTATGACATGGAATGTATCTTTTATCCTTACTGGACCAACAGTGACCGTCTGCTAATAAAAATTAGTCAGACTGGACTTGATCTAAATGAAATGAGGTTGATAGGGAGTTTGCTAAACTggtgccaccaccaccaccagagGAGAAAACCAACCTTGTTCTTATGA
- the LOC142640001 gene encoding uncharacterized protein LOC142640001 — protein sequence MSKGKEKVGSKQFRWLPPMHTTMLTVLAEEATKGNKPSNTFKPGSFATVAKAITEQFGVECHAGYVKNRMRTLRTMWTTIQTLQKKSGFGWDDSLKMITCDAKTYQEEVMAHRKHADFLNKKIELYDELAIVVGKDLATESFAKSYVDIDTEHDNAESTEMVADNGEEGVVDKGKNLKEIAVALKEISRGPVDFNSLYSEVMAMAADGYSEDMLATAFDHLCENKKVARGFLAKTAKLRKLWMDSYLFTRL from the exons ATGtcgaaagggaaagaaaaggtgGGTAGTAAGCAATTTCGATGGTTGCCACCAATGCACACGACGATGCTAACTGTACTTGCCGAAGAGGCCACGAAGGGCAACAAGCCCTCGAACACTTTTAAGCCCGGTTCCTTCGCTACTGTCGCCAAGGCGATAACTGAACAGTTTGGGGTCGAGTGCCATGCTGGGTATGTTAAGAATCGAATGCGTACTTTGAGGACAATGTGGACTACCATTCAAACTCTTCAAAAGAAGAGTGGGTTCGGTTGGGATGATAGCTTAAAAATGATCACGTGCGATGCGAAGACGTACCAAGAGGAAGTTATG GCGCATCGGAAGCATGCTGATTTTTTGAACAAGAAGATAGAGTTGTATGATGAGTTGGCCATTGTAGTGGGTAAGGATTTGGCCACAGAAAGCTTTGCTAAGTCATATGTTGATATTGACACAGAGCATGACAATGCAGAGAGCACTGAGATGGTGGCTGATAATGGGGAGGAGGGTGTGGTGGATAAGGGGAAGAAT CTTAAGGAAATTGCTGTGGCCTTGAAAGAAATCAGTCGGGGGCCTGTTGATTTTAATAGTCTTTACTCTGAGGTGATGGCTATGGCGGCGGATGGGTATAGTGAAGATATGCTTGCAACTGCCTTTGACCATCTGTGTGAAAATAAGAAGGTAGCTAGGGGATTCCTGGCCAAGACTGCTAAGTTGAGGAAACTTTGGATGGATAGTTATTTGTTCACTCGACTCTGA